In Spiroplasma sp. SV19, one DNA window encodes the following:
- the coaBC gene encoding bifunctional phosphopantothenoylcysteine decarboxylase/phosphopantothenate--cysteine ligase CoaBC, translated as MAKIILVITGSVAAYKGLALYETLKKDHHVELILTQGAVKFLKTIPPTAKTEIFTQQYYDKNVPSEHITIAAEADLFIVYPATQNFIAQMTHGFTDSLGSLVYSVVQSHKMVFPAMNSGMYLSPANLRNLRQLTIDGVQVYEPRSGMLACNTIGIGRAWEWADVLTEINQFLHWKKIWQDKKVMLNFGRTKTFLDDIRYLTNNSSGKMGDALHTVLSWTKCALTTIVGDCDFPIYYDHHKVKTNQEMLTAMLTQYEQQDVVIACAALNDYQVAAPVTGKIKKRTHSQLDVTLTSNVDVLFELGKLKQHQILIGFSAQTDFNLAYGKQKLIEKNLDLIVINQINTMGSDQNEVILLTKKMHRQIPNQSKIIVAQAILTAVSEIIEERDK; from the coding sequence ATGGCAAAAATCATATTAGTTATTACGGGGAGCGTTGCTGCTTATAAGGGACTTGCTTTATATGAAACATTAAAAAAAGACCATCATGTTGAATTAATTTTAACGCAAGGGGCCGTAAAGTTTTTAAAAACAATTCCACCAACGGCTAAAACAGAAATCTTTACCCAACAATATTATGATAAAAATGTTCCTTCTGAACATATCACAATTGCGGCTGAAGCTGATTTATTTATTGTATACCCGGCAACCCAAAATTTTATTGCTCAAATGACGCATGGTTTTACTGACAGTTTGGGAAGTTTGGTTTATAGTGTTGTACAAAGTCATAAAATGGTTTTTCCGGCAATGAATAGTGGAATGTATCTTTCTCCAGCTAATTTACGTAATTTAAGACAGTTAACAATTGATGGGGTGCAGGTTTATGAGCCACGATCAGGAATGTTAGCATGCAATACAATAGGAATTGGACGGGCTTGAGAATGAGCAGATGTTTTAACTGAAATTAACCAATTTTTGCATTGAAAAAAAATATGACAAGATAAAAAAGTAATGCTTAATTTTGGTCGCACAAAAACATTCCTTGATGATATACGCTATCTGACAAACAATTCAAGTGGTAAAATGGGGGACGCCTTACATACTGTTTTATCTTGAACAAAATGCGCTTTAACAACAATTGTTGGTGATTGTGATTTTCCAATTTATTATGATCATCATAAAGTAAAAACCAATCAAGAAATGTTAACAGCAATGTTAACACAATATGAACAACAAGATGTCGTTATTGCTTGTGCCGCTTTAAATGATTATCAAGTTGCGGCACCGGTCACAGGGAAAATCAAGAAGCGGACTCACTCCCAACTTGATGTAACATTGACTTCAAATGTTGATGTTTTATTTGAATTGGGGAAGTTAAAACAGCACCAAATTTTAATTGGTTTTAGTGCCCAAACTGATTTTAATTTAGCTTATGGTAAACAGAAATTAATTGAAAAAAATTTAGATTTAATTGTTATTAATCAAATCAATACGATGGGATCTGATCAAAATGAAGTTATTTTGTTAACCAAGAAAATGCATCGTCAAATTCCAAACCAAAGTAAAATTATTGTTGCTCAAGCAATTTTAACAGCAGTTAGTGAAATTATAGAAGAGAGAGATAAATAA
- a CDS encoding type III pantothenate kinase, translating to MKLLVDIGNTAIKFAILNPSQEITPFLTIASRELIAEKNFRQKIIIALNKINLTLSNLTLLCLSSVRPMWDDLFYQLASDLKIPFYQVKKNLIIDRLIIDIPNPRNLGADLIVGSYATLDLCPGQNVILVNMGTATTISLLKQGTLLGTIIMPGLEAAGEALFNRAQLLQTFDYSYENAILGKNTKQAINIGLVNGHLLTVTAFVKQLTTLAISPQVILTGGNATYIKALVSYQYDKNLLFKGLVAILQDNKLI from the coding sequence ATGAAATTATTAGTAGATATTGGTAATACAGCAATTAAATTTGCAATTCTTAATCCCAGTCAAGAAATTACACCTTTTTTAACAATTGCTAGCCGGGAATTAATTGCGGAAAAGAATTTTCGACAAAAAATAATAATAGCTTTAAATAAGATAAATCTAACTTTATCAAATTTGACGTTGCTATGTTTATCATCAGTTCGTCCAATGTGAGATGATTTATTTTATCAATTAGCATCTGATCTAAAAATCCCATTTTATCAAGTTAAAAAAAATTTAATAATTGATCGTTTAATAATTGATATTCCTAATCCTCGTAATCTTGGTGCTGATTTAATTGTTGGTTCATATGCGACATTGGATTTATGTCCGGGACAAAATGTTATTTTAGTTAATATGGGGACAGCTACAACAATTTCATTATTAAAACAAGGGACATTATTAGGAACAATTATTATGCCTGGATTAGAAGCTGCTGGTGAAGCATTATTTAATCGGGCACAGTTATTACAAACATTTGACTATTCTTATGAAAATGCAATTTTAGGGAAAAATACTAAGCAAGCAATTAATATTGGATTAGTGAATGGGCATTTATTAACTGTTACGGCTTTTGTGAAACAACTTACTACACTAGCAATCTCACCGCAAGTGATATTAACAGGAGGAAATGCAACTTATATTAAAGCGTTAGTTTCTTATCAATATGATAAGAATCTACTTTTTAAAGGGTTAGTAGCCATTTTACAAGATAATAAATTAATATAA
- the truB gene encoding tRNA pseudouridine(55) synthase TruB encodes MHDGIFLINKPAGKTSHQIIQDIKKTLMIKKVGHAGTLDPLATGLLVVLVNNATKMSEYLLTADKAYDVEMQLFVETDTGDITGNVIKEVTPFKLRKKQLKKIFSEFNGFMYEQYPPKYSAIKVNGKKLYEYARRDEEVEIKPRTVTIKEIKLKKYNHHNYTITFSVLCTKGTYIRSLVIDLAAKLNIIATVKSLCRTQSGNFLLSKAIAPEEVNFNQLISMYDALFTNKKQLLLYHHDEEIKQGKPIVIINHTDPIIFIIDKNKNVLAIYKHIGKHVYACQRGLWANMDSNQQQKIDKDDHY; translated from the coding sequence ATGCATGACGGTATTTTTTTAATTAATAAACCAGCTGGGAAAACAAGTCATCAAATTATTCAAGATATTAAAAAAACCTTGATGATTAAAAAAGTTGGCCATGCTGGAACATTAGACCCTTTGGCAACCGGTCTTTTGGTAGTGTTGGTGAATAATGCTACGAAAATGAGCGAATATTTATTAACAGCAGATAAAGCCTATGATGTTGAAATGCAGTTATTTGTGGAAACAGATACTGGTGATATCACTGGCAATGTTATTAAAGAAGTAACTCCCTTTAAACTTCGTAAGAAACAACTAAAAAAAATTTTTAGTGAATTTAATGGATTTATGTATGAACAATATCCCCCTAAATATTCTGCTATTAAAGTTAATGGCAAAAAACTTTATGAATATGCTCGTCGTGATGAAGAAGTTGAAATCAAGCCACGAACAGTTACAATTAAAGAAATTAAGTTAAAAAAATATAATCATCATAACTATACCATTACATTTAGTGTATTATGTACAAAAGGAACATATATTCGTAGTTTAGTTATTGATCTTGCCGCAAAACTAAATATAATTGCAACGGTTAAAAGTTTATGTCGAACTCAATCGGGGAATTTTTTGCTGTCAAAAGCAATTGCCCCAGAAGAAGTGAATTTTAATCAATTAATTTCAATGTATGATGCCTTGTTTACGAATAAAAAACAGTTATTACTTTATCACCACGATGAGGAAATTAAACAAGGAAAACCAATTGTTATTATTAATCATACTGATCCCATAATTTTTATTATTGATAAAAATAAAAATGTTTTAGCAATTTATAAACATATTGGCAAACATGTTTATGCTTGTCAGCGGGGGTTATGGGCAAATATGGATAGTAACCAACAACAAAAAATAGATAAGGATGATCATTATTAA
- a CDS encoding riboflavin kinase, which translates to MKILTWNKPANNETKIVCLGLFDGFHLGHLKLITRLMQIKIEQNLAALFFTMSQSVTDFLHQTDTKLVDNKSKQQIAAKLNFDYYLEVPLTREFMSLSAQQFLTILKERFNVVKIVIGSDFRFGKNREGDFKQIISFFGQENVYLITRQDDTFSSTTIRNLLLNHDLPTVNKLLYEDYHLRGKVKPGKQIGRTINFPTANIYLPQKVILPYGVYVTETCVKGHLYPSMTSYRLFEGKEVVETYLLDVTLDLYDQEIIVYFKKYLRENIKINNLTELVNLLEQDLVDTLAFFANKA; encoded by the coding sequence ATGAAAATTTTAACATGAAATAAACCAGCTAATAACGAAACAAAAATTGTTTGTTTAGGTCTATTTGATGGTTTTCATTTGGGACATTTAAAGCTAATTACTCGATTAATGCAAATTAAAATAGAACAAAATTTAGCGGCATTATTTTTTACAATGTCACAAAGTGTCACTGATTTTTTGCATCAAACTGATACCAAATTAGTAGATAATAAATCAAAACAACAAATAGCAGCAAAATTAAATTTTGATTATTATTTAGAGGTTCCATTAACAAGAGAATTTATGAGCTTATCTGCGCAACAATTTTTGACAATATTAAAGGAACGATTTAATGTTGTTAAGATTGTTATTGGCTCTGATTTTCGCTTTGGAAAAAATCGCGAAGGGGATTTTAAACAAATTATTTCTTTTTTTGGGCAAGAAAATGTTTATTTAATTACCCGGCAAGATGATACTTTTTCTTCAACAACAATTCGTAATTTATTATTAAATCATGATTTACCGACTGTAAACAAATTATTATATGAAGATTATCATTTACGCGGTAAAGTAAAACCTGGCAAACAAATTGGTCGAACAATTAATTTCCCAACGGCCAATATCTATTTACCACAAAAGGTAATTTTACCTTATGGTGTTTATGTCACAGAAACTTGCGTTAAAGGGCATCTTTATCCATCAATGACTTCATATCGATTATTTGAGGGCAAAGAGGTTGTTGAAACGTATCTGCTGGATGTTACTTTAGATTTATATGATCAAGAAATTATTGTTTATTTTAAAAAGTATTTACGTGAAAATATTAAAATAAATAATTTAACTGAATTAGTTAATCTTTTAGAGCAAGATTTAGTTGATACACTTGCTTTTTTTGCAAATAAAGCATAA
- the rpsO gene encoding 30S ribosomal protein S15, with the protein MVSKNRKAELVSKFGQNAKDTGSTKVQIAILTEDINNLTAHLKIHRKDIVSRRSLLQKVAQRKHLLAYLTKTDFNEYKAIIEELGIRK; encoded by the coding sequence ATGGTTTCAAAAAATAGAAAAGCAGAATTAGTATCAAAATTTGGTCAAAATGCTAAAGATACTGGTTCAACAAAAGTACAAATTGCTATTTTAACAGAAGATATTAACAATTTAACTGCACACTTGAAAATTCATCGTAAAGATATTGTTTCAAGAAGAAGTTTATTACAAAAAGTAGCACAAAGAAAACACTTGCTTGCTTACTTAACTAAAACTGATTTTAATGAGTATAAAGCAATCATTGAAGAATTAGGAATTAGAAAATAA
- a CDS encoding spiralin lipoprotein: protein MKRLLAILGAFGLTATGATTVVACNNNKVADNDLAKIKSITAPAAVTAANSESVTKEEVKTALAANVLSAVQGIAKTAKADDFTYDVFKDSKGTAYSNVNLKTGTADVYVKITAAKDKKVVINSTGYIKVTLPKEGTVVKQSIAGATVTDLKLAANTGQTYADLLKDQTLIDAVVAGIKTETGLDTTVTTDFTLGSNKAGTDNQAAGTVTITVTAKGNKIEGTFTFDITLELPAPSKKSIAGATVTDLKLAANTGQTYADLLKDQTLIDAVVAGIKTETGLDTTVTTDFTLGSNKAGTDNQAAGTVTITVTAKGNKIEGTFTFDITLELPAPSKKSIAGATVTDLKLAANTGQTYADLLKDQTLIDAVVAGIKTETGLDTTVTTDFTLGSNKAGTDNQAAGTVTITVTAKGNKIEGTFTFDITLT from the coding sequence ATGAAACGATTATTAGCAATCTTAGGAGCATTTGGATTGACAGCAACTGGTGCAACAACAGTAGTTGCATGTAACAATAATAAAGTTGCAGATAATGATTTAGCAAAAATTAAATCAATTACTGCACCAGCAGCAGTTACTGCCGCTAATTCAGAAAGTGTAACAAAAGAGGAAGTTAAAACAGCTTTAGCAGCCAATGTTTTATCAGCAGTGCAAGGAATTGCAAAAACAGCAAAAGCAGATGATTTTACATATGATGTTTTTAAAGATAGCAAAGGAACGGCATATAGTAATGTTAATTTAAAAACAGGGACAGCAGATGTTTATGTTAAAATTACAGCAGCAAAAGATAAAAAAGTTGTTATTAATTCAACAGGATATATTAAGGTAACATTGCCAAAAGAGGGGACAGTAGTTAAACAAAGTATTGCGGGAGCAACAGTAACTGATCTAAAGTTAGCAGCAAATACAGGTCAAACATATGCTGATTTGTTAAAAGATCAAACGTTAATTGATGCAGTTGTGGCTGGAATTAAAACCGAAACTGGTCTTGATACAACAGTGACAACAGATTTCACTTTAGGAAGTAATAAAGCGGGTACTGATAATCAAGCGGCTGGAACTGTTACAATTACAGTAACTGCTAAAGGTAATAAAATTGAAGGAACATTTACCTTTGATATTACATTAGAATTACCAGCACCAAGTAAAAAAAGTATTGCGGGAGCAACAGTAACTGATCTAAAGTTAGCAGCAAATACAGGTCAAACATATGCTGATTTGTTAAAAGATCAAACGTTAATTGATGCAGTTGTGGCTGGAATTAAAACCGAAACTGGTCTTGATACAACAGTGACAACAGATTTCACTTTAGGAAGTAATAAAGCGGGTACTGATAATCAAGCGGCTGGAACTGTTACAATTACAGTAACTGCTAAAGGTAATAAAATTGAAGGAACATTTACCTTTGATATTACATTAGAATTACCAGCACCAAGTAAAAAAAGTATTGCGGGAGCAACAGTAACTGATCTAAAGTTAGCAGCAAATACAGGTCAAACATATGCTGATTTGTTAAAAGATCAAACGTTAATTGATGCAGTTGTGGCTGGAATTAAAACCGAAACTGGTCTTGATACAACAGTGACAACAGATTTCACTTTAGGAAGTAATAAAGCGGGTACTGATAATCAAGCGGCTGGAACTGTTACAATTACAGTAACTGCTAAAGGTAATAAAATTGAAGGAACATTTACCTTTGATATTACATTAACTTAG
- a CDS encoding DEAD/DEAH box helicase encodes MNFNTLNLSPALERMITKMGYTNLTEIQEKAIPVALNNHDIIGKSHTGTGKTAAFILPILQRLDPQLKRPQAIILCPTRELAMQVINQVRKFATYLEGVNATLLCGGSHLQQQIYSLRKSNIVVGTPGRIADHINRNTLRLNTIKTIVLDEADEMLKMGFKNELDKVFENAPKKYQTLLFSATMPKQVLEIANKYQNNPVEIVVTKNAAEQNNITQYYVDATSYHKEDVLIALYKNLQPKRSIIFSNTKAFTDKIAKMLASIGVTSCVINGDKRQRERLQAMRLFREGKAMVLVATDVAARGIDIDQIDYVFNYDIPNERESYIHRIGRTARAGATGVAITIVSNRNDLNEIKHLAQYQKKTIEQFNIINYDLKEKIKIAKKIGGNYKKLDSRQNNNIKYNNSHGSYKTDRSNFNKNNSTPFEKKTKRKNKKFAKNKFRFN; translated from the coding sequence ATGAATTTTAATACACTAAATTTATCCCCAGCATTAGAACGCATGATTACTAAGATGGGATACACTAATCTAACTGAAATCCAAGAAAAAGCTATTCCAGTTGCATTAAATAATCACGATATTATTGGGAAAAGTCATACTGGGACTGGAAAGACAGCAGCTTTTATTTTACCAATTTTGCAAAGACTAGATCCGCAATTAAAACGACCACAAGCTATTATTTTATGTCCAACAAGAGAATTGGCAATGCAAGTAATTAATCAGGTTCGAAAATTTGCTACTTATTTAGAAGGCGTAAATGCAACACTATTATGTGGTGGTTCTCATTTACAACAACAAATTTACTCATTACGAAAAAGTAACATTGTTGTTGGAACACCAGGACGAATTGCTGATCATATTAACCGTAATACATTACGACTAAATACAATTAAAACAATTGTTTTAGATGAAGCAGATGAAATGCTAAAAATGGGTTTTAAAAATGAACTTGATAAGGTGTTTGAGAATGCACCTAAAAAATATCAGACATTATTATTTTCTGCAACAATGCCAAAACAAGTGTTGGAAATTGCTAATAAGTATCAAAATAATCCTGTTGAAATTGTTGTGACAAAAAATGCAGCAGAACAAAATAATATTACGCAGTACTATGTTGATGCGACTTCCTATCATAAAGAAGATGTTTTAATTGCGTTATATAAAAATTTGCAACCAAAACGAAGTATTATTTTTTCTAATACAAAGGCTTTTACTGACAAAATTGCTAAAATGCTTGCGTCCATTGGTGTTACTAGTTGTGTTATTAATGGTGACAAACGTCAACGTGAACGTTTACAAGCAATGCGGTTATTTCGAGAAGGAAAAGCAATGGTATTGGTTGCGACTGATGTTGCTGCGCGAGGAATTGATATTGATCAGATTGATTATGTTTTTAATTATGATATTCCAAATGAACGGGAAAGTTATATTCACCGAATTGGAAGAACAGCACGAGCAGGTGCGACTGGTGTTGCAATAACTATTGTTTCTAATCGTAATGATTTAAATGAAATTAAACATTTAGCACAATATCAAAAGAAAACAATTGAACAATTTAATATTATTAATTATGATTTAAAAGAAAAAATAAAAATAGCAAAAAAAATTGGTGGGAATTATAAGAAATTAGATTCTAGGCAAAATAATAATATTAAATATAATAATTCTCATGGTTCATATAAAACTGATCGTAGTAACTTTAATAAAAATAATTCAACACCATTTGAGAAAAAAACCAAAAGAAAAAATAAAAAATTTGCAAAGAACAAATTTAGATTTAATTAA
- a CDS encoding ETX/MTX2 family pore-forming toxin, whose product MIKMLKLLTAVFSINSFAMPLAYHNNLLKDNTTDSQIPQIINLDDYIIAALYSDFKIHHPSVFIRNLNIISKNLTYSNTNVSIKNSMFSNEIEPGLYFGKATFTNKTDSIQTFQTPEFIQKVTTIYTYQTITGISAGIELEFTYLDFNYKVNYSKTDIDTTTNTVTLTAPSQSIKVKPHTITTASVYLGTSKGNAYLNLDADISGTVKCEINKINGIGVIYEANIVDAFKSLQTLSSLPDAISIQANNVVHFNGLGSINGFVTKTNYFVTIKDTPIG is encoded by the coding sequence ATGATTAAGATGTTAAAATTATTAACTGCTGTCTTTAGTATTAATTCTTTTGCTATGCCTTTAGCATATCATAATAATTTATTGAAAGATAATACTACTGATTCACAAATTCCACAAATTATTAACTTAGATGATTATATAATCGCTGCCTTATATAGTGATTTTAAAATTCATCATCCATCAGTTTTTATTAGAAATCTTAATATAATTTCTAAAAATTTAACTTATTCTAATACAAATGTTTCAATTAAAAATAGTATGTTCTCAAATGAAATTGAGCCAGGACTTTATTTTGGAAAAGCAACCTTTACAAATAAAACTGATTCTATCCAAACATTTCAGACACCAGAATTTATTCAAAAAGTAACAACAATCTATACTTATCAAACTATTACTGGGATTTCTGCTGGAATTGAACTTGAATTTACATATTTAGATTTTAATTATAAAGTTAATTATAGTAAAACGGATATTGATACAACAACAAATACTGTAACTCTTACGGCACCAAGTCAATCAATTAAAGTAAAACCACACACGATAACAACAGCATCGGTTTATTTAGGAACTTCAAAAGGGAATGCCTATCTTAATTTAGATGCCGATATTAGTGGAACAGTTAAATGTGAAATTAATAAAATTAATGGAATCGGAGTTATTTATGAGGCAAATATTGTTGACGCTTTTAAATCACTGCAAACATTGAGTTCATTACCTGATGCAATTAGCATACAAGCCAATAATGTTGTTCACTTTAATGGTTTAGGAAGTATTAATGGATTTGTAACTAAAACTAATTATTTTGTAACTATTAAAGATACACCCATTGGTTAA
- a CDS encoding ETX/MTX2 family pore-forming toxin: protein MKKPLILTAISVILGGTIPMVSHPILNVTNKIQTAQMNNDQQIIDFNTLNQKVALVVLKQDFPDQTISSVTNIGVTNLNVSNVTGTVVRTTSTEQPQAIFMGENVLDNSEGDTDQTLKTASYQKDVTNTITHTVTHGITLDAKATVNIFNINLDYNFSNAKTETQSTTITVNSPAQQVIVPAHKKVLVKTYLGQNDTKVNLDLNATISGAIIGNYTVDNSNIVYDFDLPLALAYEQYSINNQLPSGILVDMTNQLVTFHGLADAENVSESNIYSVLIEEM from the coding sequence ATGAAGAAACCATTAATATTAACAGCAATTTCTGTGATTTTAGGAGGAACAATTCCAATGGTGAGTCATCCTATTTTAAATGTAACAAATAAAATTCAGACAGCGCAAATGAATAATGATCAACAGATAATTGATTTTAATACTTTAAATCAAAAAGTAGCATTAGTTGTGTTAAAACAAGATTTTCCTGATCAAACAATTAGTAGTGTTACAAATATTGGGGTAACAAATTTAAATGTTTCTAATGTTACAGGAACAGTTGTTAGAACAACGAGTACAGAACAGCCACAAGCAATTTTTATGGGTGAAAATGTTTTAGATAATAGTGAGGGTGATACCGACCAAACATTAAAAACCGCATCATATCAAAAAGATGTTACTAATACAATTACACATACTGTAACACATGGAATAACACTTGATGCGAAAGCAACTGTTAATATTTTTAATATTAATCTTGATTACAATTTTAGTAATGCTAAAACAGAAACACAGTCGACAACAATTACGGTCAATTCACCTGCTCAACAAGTTATTGTCCCAGCACATAAAAAAGTGTTAGTAAAAACTTATTTAGGGCAAAATGATACAAAAGTAAATTTAGATCTTAATGCAACAATTAGTGGGGCAATTATTGGTAATTATACAGTTGATAATTCAAATATTGTTTATGATTTTGATTTGCCTCTTGCATTAGCATATGAACAATATAGTATTAATAATCAATTACCAAGCGGAATTTTAGTTGATATGACTAATCAATTAGTTACCTTTCATGGTCTTGCTGATGCTGAAAATGTTTCGGAGAGTAATATTTATTCTGTTTTAATTGAGGAGATGTAG
- a CDS encoding lipoprotein: MKKLLCLLGSFTLIGVSTSTVVACNHKANNPSDDSTVIQNLIKNKVQYYLQQYLKLGNNDGPYLTDSNLISATSTYLADLQKTFSYNDDKPETITQKEFINPLNAYINSILKTVVFPKIVNDKSIGQYFKGIKPEAAIVVDNQTVYKKLPLWWDPTQTKTPNVLFGYDNVQDYKNHFVATTDINKLKYWFSMQISNFSFNLTYNDLVTSKNTTIKVTTNSTQFYLVNHEGYAPFYSLVSHAADKVKDFIETMTLTYDPQKGPNPIYNFTFNNNEKALSKTLGEEFTSKLAKAAQQEEDEIKLDDVTYPEEVNELGNWESNNYDFAKNYFSHPTDAMGNDSGKYNTNDFQSNITNDFSTRNSGFQKTLTNNVEHSWVDPQGDNLVWNNKTFAKDYDFNKIYSFGRVELTKWEDKNVLLPRWKIPFIIIHDTTVTDYENNITKIAAETFAENGAFWNNAAIREAAVLGFGITGFLVKMSDQNEFNNYIEDGNKTFTNAIDNMTNKIIKKINLTYPQINQNILNSIAFNSTVPTLYDYSISDSAKWEDHIFNTIFPDLDTSKVALHFNYYALKARMWPHIEYNVGGFTFNLSSAPGIGYIFSGIYYGEI; the protein is encoded by the coding sequence ATGAAAAAACTACTATGTTTGTTAGGATCATTTACTTTAATAGGAGTATCAACATCGACAGTTGTTGCTTGTAATCATAAGGCCAATAATCCTTCTGATGATTCAACAGTAATCCAAAATTTAATTAAAAATAAAGTTCAATATTATCTTCAACAATATTTAAAGCTTGGAAATAATGATGGACCATATTTAACAGACAGTAATTTAATTTCTGCGACTAGTACATATTTAGCAGATTTACAAAAAACTTTTAGTTATAATGATGACAAACCAGAGACAATTACCCAAAAAGAATTTATTAATCCATTAAATGCATATATTAATAGTATTTTGAAAACGGTTGTTTTTCCAAAAATAGTTAATGACAAATCAATTGGGCAATATTTTAAAGGGATTAAACCTGAAGCAGCAATTGTTGTTGATAATCAAACAGTTTATAAAAAATTACCATTATGATGAGATCCAACACAAACAAAAACACCAAATGTTTTATTTGGTTATGATAATGTTCAAGATTACAAAAATCATTTTGTTGCTACAACTGATATTAATAAATTAAAATATTGATTCTCAATGCAAATTTCTAATTTTAGTTTTAATTTAACTTATAATGATTTAGTTACATCAAAAAATACAACAATTAAGGTTACAACAAATTCAACACAGTTTTATTTAGTTAATCATGAGGGTTATGCGCCTTTTTACTCACTAGTGAGCCATGCTGCTGATAAAGTAAAAGATTTTATTGAAACAATGACTTTAACTTATGATCCACAAAAAGGTCCAAATCCAATTTATAATTTTACTTTTAATAATAATGAGAAAGCCTTATCAAAGACACTGGGTGAGGAATTTACTTCAAAATTAGCTAAAGCAGCACAACAAGAGGAAGACGAAATTAAATTAGATGATGTCACATATCCAGAAGAAGTAAATGAATTAGGGAATTGAGAATCTAATAATTATGATTTCGCAAAAAATTATTTTAGTCACCCTACAGATGCAATGGGAAATGATTCAGGAAAATATAACACCAATGATTTTCAAAGCAATATTACTAATGATTTTAGCACAAGAAACAGTGGTTTTCAAAAAACGTTAACTAATAATGTTGAACATAGTTGAGTTGACCCACAAGGAGATAATCTTGTTTGAAATAATAAAACTTTTGCAAAAGATTATGATTTTAATAAAATTTATAGTTTTGGTCGCGTTGAGCTAACAAAATGAGAAGATAAAAATGTTTTATTACCAAGATGAAAAATTCCGTTTATTATTATTCATGATACAACAGTTACTGATTATGAAAATAATATTACTAAAATTGCTGCTGAAACTTTTGCTGAAAATGGTGCCTTTTGAAACAATGCTGCAATTAGAGAAGCTGCTGTTTTAGGATTTGGAATAACAGGGTTTTTAGTTAAAATGAGTGATCAAAATGAATTTAATAATTATATAGAAGATGGCAATAAAACATTTACAAATGCTATTGATAATATGACAAATAAAATTATTAAGAAAATTAATTTAACATATCCTCAGATTAATCAAAATATTCTAAATAGTATTGCATTTAATTCAACAGTTCCAACATTATATGATTATTCAATTTCAGATTCTGCAAAATGAGAAGATCATATTTTTAATACAATTTTTCCCGATTTAGATACAAGTAAAGTTGCACTTCATTTTAATTATTATGCCTTAAAAGCAAGAATGTGACCACACATTGAGTATAATGTTGGTGGCTTTACGTTTAATCTTTCATCAGCACCAGGAATTGGTTATATTTTTTCTGGAATTTATTATGGAGAAATTTAA